One genomic segment of Rhizobium sp. 11515TR includes these proteins:
- a CDS encoding UdgX family uracil-DNA binding protein (This protein belongs to the uracil DNA glycosylase superfamily, members of which act in excision repair of DNA. However, it belongs more specifically to UdgX branch, whose founding member was found to bind uracil in DNA (where it does not belong), without cleaving it, appears to promote DNA repair by a pathway involving RecA, rather than base excision.), translated as MLDRFPSAGAGPSLTYEHANAETLDELHEDARSCTRCDLYRNATHLVFGEGPAQADIVLVGEQPGDKEDVAGQPFVGPAGRLLDECLEEAGVDRDRCYVTNAVKHFKYQMRGKKRLHARPNAGEVQRCAWWLGAELELLKPKLVVALGATAVSSLLGSKVKVMRDRGQILRPSRKLDVLVTIHPSALLRIREADEREKNRLTFIRDLKKIRSFLRH; from the coding sequence ATGCTCGATAGATTTCCTTCGGCCGGCGCAGGCCCATCGCTCACTTATGAGCATGCGAATGCAGAGACACTTGATGAGCTGCATGAAGATGCTCGATCCTGCACACGCTGCGATCTCTATCGCAACGCCACTCATCTTGTGTTCGGCGAAGGGCCGGCCCAGGCCGACATCGTGCTGGTCGGCGAACAGCCGGGCGATAAGGAGGATGTGGCCGGCCAGCCTTTTGTCGGACCGGCGGGCAGGCTCCTTGATGAATGCCTTGAAGAAGCCGGCGTGGATCGAGACCGCTGTTATGTCACCAACGCCGTGAAGCATTTCAAATATCAGATGCGCGGCAAGAAGCGATTGCATGCCAGGCCCAATGCCGGCGAGGTGCAGCGCTGCGCCTGGTGGCTGGGAGCAGAGCTCGAATTACTAAAGCCGAAACTTGTCGTCGCGCTTGGGGCGACGGCCGTATCCTCGCTGCTCGGCTCGAAAGTTAAAGTCATGCGCGACCGTGGCCAGATTCTGCGTCCGTCGCGAAAACTCGATGTCCTAGTGACCATTCATCCTTCGGCGCTCTTGCGGATCAGGGAAGCGGACGAGCGGGAAAAGAACCGGCTCACCTTCATTCGGGATCTCAAAAAGATCCGAAGTTTTCTGCGGCACTGA
- a CDS encoding HlyD family secretion protein: protein MADNQPNIAETKPDRLKQQPVDGTGRENEAPAEKRPSFIRRHPLSILLGIVVLLALIVAAWFVWKIYFYPYESTDDAFVDARSFSVAAKVSGYVAEVPVTDNQSVKAGDVILRIDPRDYQIALDQANGQVEVAKASVDSAGAQIEAASAAVDVARAQQNSATAALQFAQQESNRQQQLVKTGSGSVQAVQQATATLQQDQASLAQMQANITSALKNKAVAEAQKSSALASLKQAQAQAEEAQQNLNYTTITAAQPGRIVRLTGAKGQYVEAGQAISTFVPDEVWITANFKETQLTDMRPGQPVDITIDAYPNHTLHGKVASVQPGSGTAFSLLPAENATGNYVKVTQRVPVKIIVDRWPADVAIGPGMSVVPTVTVRPRS, encoded by the coding sequence ATGGCGGACAATCAACCCAATATTGCGGAAACCAAGCCGGATCGGCTGAAGCAGCAGCCTGTTGATGGCACCGGCCGCGAGAATGAGGCACCGGCTGAAAAGCGCCCATCCTTCATTCGCCGTCATCCTCTTTCCATTCTGCTCGGCATTGTCGTTTTGCTCGCACTGATCGTAGCCGCATGGTTCGTCTGGAAGATCTATTTCTATCCCTACGAGTCGACGGATGATGCCTTTGTCGATGCGCGCAGCTTTTCGGTTGCTGCCAAGGTATCCGGCTATGTTGCCGAGGTTCCGGTGACCGATAACCAGTCCGTCAAAGCGGGCGATGTCATCTTGAGGATCGATCCGCGTGACTATCAGATCGCGCTCGATCAGGCGAACGGGCAGGTAGAGGTGGCAAAGGCCTCGGTCGACAGCGCCGGCGCGCAGATCGAGGCGGCGAGCGCCGCCGTCGACGTCGCCAGGGCGCAACAGAATTCCGCCACCGCCGCGCTGCAGTTTGCGCAGCAGGAATCCAATCGCCAGCAGCAACTGGTCAAGACCGGCTCCGGCAGCGTGCAGGCCGTGCAACAGGCTACGGCAACCCTGCAGCAGGATCAGGCAAGTCTTGCCCAGATGCAGGCAAATATTACCTCGGCGCTGAAGAACAAAGCCGTTGCCGAAGCGCAGAAATCCAGTGCGCTCGCAAGCCTCAAGCAGGCGCAGGCACAGGCCGAAGAAGCGCAGCAGAACCTTAATTACACGACGATCACGGCGGCTCAGCCGGGGCGCATCGTACGCCTTACCGGCGCCAAGGGGCAATATGTGGAGGCAGGGCAGGCGATCTCGACATTCGTTCCCGACGAGGTCTGGATCACGGCGAACTTCAAGGAGACGCAGCTCACAGACATGCGGCCGGGTCAGCCGGTGGACATCACGATCGATGCCTATCCCAACCACACGCTCCACGGAAAGGTAGCATCGGTTCAGCCGGGTTCTGGCACTGCCTTTTCGCTGTTGCCAGCAGAAAACGCGACCGGCAATTACGTCAAGGTCACGCAGCGCGTGCCGGTCAAGATCATCGTCGACAGATGGCCCGCTGATGTTGCAATCGGCCCCGGCATGTCCGTGGTGCCGACAGTGACGGTACGCCCGAGGAGCTGA